A genomic window from Flavobacterium azooxidireducens includes:
- a CDS encoding ABC-F family ATP-binding cassette domain-containing protein yields the protein MITVNDISVHFGGTTLFSDVSFAINENDKIALMGKNGAGKSTLLKIIAGESKPSTGNVSAPKDAVVAYLPQHLLTQDGSTVMEEASKAFGEIFKMKSEIDEINEQLTIRTDYESDEYMKLIEKVSDLSEKFYAIEEINYEAEVEKILTGLGFERTDFTRQTSEFSGGWRMRIELAKILLRKPDLILLDEPTNHMDIESIQWLEDFLINSAKAVVVISHDRAFVDNITNRTIEVTMGRIYDYKAKYTHYLELRKDRRIHQQKAYDEQQKMIADNQTFIDRFKGTFSKTDAVQSRVKMLEKLVLVQVDEVDTSALKLKFPPAIRSGQYPVIVKDLEKSYGDKLIFKDANIVIERGDKVAFVGKNGEGKSTMIKAIMKEIEINGGSVEIGHNAQIGYFAQNQASLLDENATIFETIDDIAVGDVRTQIKNILGAFMFHGDDITKKVKVLSGGEKTRLAMIKLLLEPVNLLILDEPSNHLDMKTKDIIKDALRDFDGTLILVSHDRDFLDGLATKVFEFGNKRVKEHFEDIKGFLAMKKMENLREIEK from the coding sequence ATGATTACAGTAAACGATATCTCCGTTCACTTTGGCGGAACCACTTTGTTCAGCGATGTTTCTTTTGCCATCAACGAAAACGACAAAATCGCCTTGATGGGAAAAAACGGTGCCGGAAAATCCACACTTTTAAAGATAATTGCTGGCGAAAGTAAGCCGTCAACCGGAAATGTTTCTGCACCAAAAGATGCCGTAGTTGCCTATTTGCCACAGCATTTGTTAACGCAAGATGGTTCAACTGTGATGGAAGAAGCGTCAAAAGCATTTGGAGAAATTTTCAAAATGAAGTCTGAAATCGACGAAATCAATGAGCAATTAACGATTAGAACCGATTATGAAAGCGATGAGTATATGAAATTAATCGAAAAAGTTTCCGACTTAAGCGAGAAATTTTATGCCATTGAAGAAATCAATTACGAAGCCGAAGTCGAAAAAATATTAACAGGTTTAGGATTCGAAAGAACCGATTTCACACGTCAAACTTCAGAATTTTCAGGAGGTTGGCGAATGCGAATTGAGTTAGCCAAAATCCTTCTTCGCAAACCCGACTTGATTCTTCTCGATGAGCCAACCAATCACATGGATATCGAAAGTATTCAGTGGTTAGAAGATTTTTTAATCAATTCCGCTAAAGCAGTTGTTGTCATTTCGCACGATAGAGCGTTTGTGGATAACATCACCAATCGAACCATCGAAGTGACGATGGGACGCATTTATGATTACAAAGCCAAATACACCCATTATTTAGAGCTTAGAAAAGACCGAAGAATTCACCAGCAAAAAGCGTACGACGAACAACAAAAAATGATTGCCGATAATCAAACGTTTATCGATCGTTTCAAAGGTACTTTTTCTAAAACAGATGCCGTTCAATCACGTGTAAAAATGCTTGAAAAACTCGTTTTGGTGCAAGTAGATGAGGTCGATACATCGGCCTTAAAATTAAAGTTTCCACCTGCCATTCGTTCCGGTCAATATCCTGTAATCGTGAAAGATTTAGAAAAATCGTATGGCGATAAACTGATTTTTAAAGATGCCAACATTGTTATCGAAAGAGGTGACAAAGTCGCTTTCGTCGGTAAAAATGGCGAAGGAAAATCAACGATGATTAAAGCCATTATGAAAGAAATCGAAATAAATGGCGGAAGCGTAGAAATCGGTCACAACGCACAAATTGGCTACTTTGCACAAAACCAAGCCTCGCTTTTAGACGAAAATGCAACTATTTTTGAAACCATCGACGACATTGCAGTGGGAGACGTTCGAACGCAAATCAAAAATATTTTAGGTGCTTTTATGTTCCACGGCGACGACATCACCAAAAAAGTAAAAGTCCTTTCCGGTGGCGAAAAAACCCGTTTGGCCATGATAAAATTATTGCTTGAACCGGTGAATTTGCTCATTCTCGATGAGCCTTCCAACCACTTAGATATGAAGACCAAAGACATCATCAAAGATGCCTTGCGGGATTTCGACGGCACGTTGATCCTCGTTTCCCACGACCGTGATTTCCTCGACGGCTTGGCGACCAAAGTCTTTGAATTTGGTAACAAACGCGTCAAAGAACATTTTGAAGACATCAAAGGATTCTTGGCTATGAAAAAAATGGAAAACCTTCGCGAAATCGAAAAATAA
- a CDS encoding OmpA family protein has product MKIKFIYIALFSFIAVNVYSQKAGERKADKNYDKFAYIDAIKTYERIAEKGYKTPDMLQKIANAYYFNADLVNAEKWYGELFAMSQDVEAEYYFRYAQSLKAVGNYAKADEMMAKFNVKSGNDKRGLLAKEQKDYREAIKKNSGRYDIEDAGINSEYSDYGPAFYMDKVVFTSTRDTGNFSKRKHTWTDQYFSNLYGADLSAEGALSNTDRYGKKLNSKFHESTPAFTKDGKTVYFTRNNYLNGKKGKDANKITLLKIYKATLVDEKWTDIKELPFNSDSYQVAHPSLSADEKTLYFASDMPGTKGLSDIFKVDILAEDSYGTPVNLADINTEGRETFPFITSDNELYFASDGHPGLGGLDIFVSKLETDGTFKQVHNIGEPANSPHDDFALIINKANKRGFLSSNRPNGVGNDDIYKFLETKELQFDCEQLLAGIVTDEETGAILPNTKLTLFDENFNKLKETISGPDGRYDFGEVECEKKYYVRAEQPEYTTKEVPVIIGKESGTTELPIELEKAVKSIPIGGDLADVFGINLIYFDLDKWNIRPDAAIDIAKILDVLNQYPNMKIDIRSHTDSRQTHRYNEVLSDRRAKSTRDWLIKNGIAADRLTAKGYGETQLVNKCADGVECTEAEHQLNRRSQFIITAL; this is encoded by the coding sequence ATGAAAATTAAATTTATATACATCGCCTTGTTTAGTTTTATTGCTGTGAATGTTTACTCGCAAAAAGCAGGTGAACGCAAAGCAGATAAAAACTACGACAAATTCGCCTACATAGATGCTATTAAAACCTATGAACGAATTGCAGAAAAAGGATATAAAACCCCTGATATGTTGCAAAAAATTGCAAATGCTTATTATTTTAATGCCGACTTAGTGAACGCAGAGAAATGGTATGGAGAACTTTTTGCAATGTCTCAAGATGTGGAAGCAGAATATTATTTCCGCTATGCACAATCATTAAAAGCGGTTGGAAATTATGCCAAAGCAGATGAAATGATGGCAAAATTTAACGTAAAAAGTGGAAATGATAAACGTGGACTTTTAGCCAAAGAACAAAAAGATTACCGCGAAGCCATCAAAAAGAATTCAGGTCGTTATGATATTGAAGATGCAGGAATTAACTCTGAATATTCCGATTATGGCCCAGCTTTTTATATGGATAAAGTGGTTTTTACTTCAACCCGTGATACCGGAAATTTCTCGAAAAGAAAACATACTTGGACAGATCAATATTTTTCAAATTTGTATGGTGCCGATTTGAGTGCAGAAGGTGCTCTTTCGAACACAGACCGCTACGGAAAAAAATTGAATTCTAAATTCCATGAATCAACTCCGGCTTTTACAAAAGATGGAAAAACAGTTTATTTTACCCGAAATAATTATTTGAATGGTAAAAAAGGAAAAGATGCCAATAAAATCACTTTATTAAAAATTTATAAAGCGACTTTGGTAGACGAAAAATGGACAGACATCAAAGAACTTCCGTTTAACAGCGACAGTTATCAAGTGGCTCACCCTTCTTTGAGTGCGGATGAAAAAACATTGTACTTTGCTTCTGATATGCCTGGAACAAAAGGTTTATCTGATATTTTTAAAGTTGATATTTTAGCGGAAGATTCCTATGGAACTCCTGTGAATTTAGCTGATATTAATACCGAAGGTCGCGAAACATTTCCTTTTATCACTTCAGATAATGAATTGTACTTTGCCTCAGACGGACATCCAGGTTTAGGTGGTTTGGATATTTTTGTGTCTAAATTAGAAACTGACGGAACATTCAAACAAGTACACAACATTGGAGAACCTGCAAATAGTCCACATGATGATTTTGCATTGATTATCAACAAAGCCAACAAAAGAGGATTTTTATCTTCTAACCGTCCAAATGGAGTTGGTAATGATGATATTTATAAATTCCTTGAAACAAAAGAATTGCAATTTGATTGTGAACAATTGTTGGCAGGAATTGTAACCGATGAAGAAACCGGAGCTATTTTACCAAATACAAAACTGACTTTGTTTGATGAGAATTTCAACAAGTTAAAAGAAACTATTTCCGGTCCTGATGGTCGTTATGATTTTGGTGAAGTGGAATGTGAGAAAAAATACTACGTTCGTGCTGAACAACCGGAATACACAACTAAAGAAGTACCTGTGATTATTGGTAAAGAAAGTGGCACAACTGAGCTTCCAATTGAATTGGAAAAAGCTGTGAAAAGCATTCCGATTGGTGGCGATTTAGCCGATGTATTCGGAATCAACCTCATCTATTTTGATTTAGATAAATGGAACATCAGACCGGATGCTGCCATTGATATTGCTAAAATCCTAGATGTTTTGAATCAATATCCAAATATGAAAATCGATATTCGTTCGCACACCGATAGTCGTCAAACGCACCGTTACAATGAAGTGTTGTCTGACAGAAGAGCAAAATCTACCCGTGATTGGTTAATTAAAAACGGTATTGCTGCAGATCGTTTAACTGCTAAAGGATACGGAGAAACACAATTGGTAAACAAATGTGCTGATGGTGTAGAATGTACCGAAGCCGAACACCAATTGAACAGAAGAAGCCAATTCATTATTACTGCTTTATAA
- a CDS encoding MFS transporter produces the protein MPLFDYSFLGKIIPQQKHKKSYRKAKQTYLNRIRLAMSFFYFGMGFCFASWASRIPDIKSFLNLSEGELGTILFALPIGQLTAMPFSGKLVTRFGSRKVLLLSLILYAFCLTNIGLAEKTWQLALGLYLFGICGNFSNISINTQGVYTEQIFGKPIMGSFHGSWSLAGFCGALVGLVMLAFKLSPYQHFIIVFAIVGLLIFINYRFLIKVKAVKQEIDIAKPKFRMPDKSLIWLGVIGFCCMASEGIMFDWSGVYFKDIVKAPGALVILGYTSFMITMASGRFLSDILVRKYGAKKILIVSGITISLGLYTAVVFPFLIPSTIAFMMVGFGVSNVIPIIYSAAGRNTTIPTGEALTIVTGISFLGFLIGPPVIGHIAELTSLRYSFGFIGIFGVFISVLAYYLKIFR, from the coding sequence ATGCCTTTATTTGACTACAGTTTTCTCGGGAAGATTATTCCGCAACAAAAGCATAAAAAAAGCTATCGGAAAGCGAAACAAACCTATTTGAACAGAATTCGTTTGGCGATGTCTTTTTTTTATTTTGGGATGGGATTTTGCTTTGCTTCGTGGGCGAGTAGAATTCCGGATATTAAATCATTTTTGAATTTGAGCGAAGGAGAATTGGGTACGATTTTATTTGCCCTTCCGATTGGGCAATTAACGGCAATGCCTTTTTCAGGAAAATTAGTTACCCGTTTTGGCAGCAGAAAAGTGTTGTTGCTTTCCTTAATTTTATATGCATTCTGTTTAACAAATATTGGATTAGCCGAAAAAACGTGGCAGTTGGCTTTGGGTTTATATTTGTTTGGAATTTGCGGAAATTTTAGCAACATTTCCATCAATACACAAGGTGTTTACACAGAACAAATTTTTGGGAAACCAATCATGGGTTCGTTTCACGGTTCGTGGAGTTTAGCCGGATTTTGCGGAGCTTTGGTTGGTTTGGTGATGTTGGCATTTAAACTTTCTCCCTATCAACATTTTATCATCGTGTTTGCAATTGTGGGTTTACTTATTTTTATCAATTATCGTTTTTTGATTAAAGTGAAAGCGGTTAAACAAGAAATTGATATTGCTAAACCAAAATTCAGAATGCCGGACAAGTCGTTAATTTGGCTTGGCGTAATTGGTTTTTGCTGTATGGCAAGCGAAGGAATTATGTTTGATTGGAGTGGTGTTTATTTTAAAGATATTGTAAAAGCACCGGGAGCTTTGGTGATTTTAGGTTATACTTCGTTTATGATTACGATGGCTTCTGGACGATTTTTGAGTGATATTTTAGTTCGAAAATACGGTGCAAAAAAGATTCTAATTGTGAGTGGTATTACTATTTCGTTGGGATTATATACAGCTGTTGTCTTTCCGTTTTTGATTCCGAGTACGATTGCATTTATGATGGTTGGATTCGGTGTTTCTAATGTTATCCCAATCATTTATAGTGCCGCAGGGAGAAACACAACCATTCCAACCGGAGAAGCGTTGACAATTGTAACCGGAATTAGTTTCTTAGGATTTTTGATTGGACCGCCAGTTATTGGTCACATTGCTGAACTCACCAGCTTGCGGTATTCGTTTGGTTTTATTGGAATTTT